In Arthrobacter sp. QXT-31, one genomic interval encodes:
- a CDS encoding glucose-6-phosphate dehydrogenase assembly protein OpcA produces MIVDLPNTTTSKVSKRIQSLREQGGVIALGRVMTLVVITKSGLEEEAIAAANEASREHPCRIIVLAAGSPEESTRLDAQIRVGGDAGASEVIVLRGYGELAEESESLVAALLLPDAPIVAWWPHGAPDNASETSIGRIAHRRITDSANETDPQRALENIRRTYKAGDTDLAWTRLTNWRIQLAAVLDQPDTTPVTAVAVEGASDSPSTILLATWLQRALNARVTIVAHPAGTGIRGVRLSRSSGDIRLFRPGSAVAELTQPGQPAQRISLQRRSLEDCLIEELRRLDPDEVFGETVRSLGSSEVLYQESVFEQANLELDAFGVPA; encoded by the coding sequence ATGATTGTAGATCTGCCCAACACCACTACTTCCAAGGTTTCCAAGAGGATCCAGTCCCTGCGCGAACAGGGCGGCGTGATCGCCCTTGGCCGCGTCATGACTCTGGTAGTCATCACCAAGTCGGGACTGGAAGAAGAAGCCATCGCGGCGGCCAATGAGGCCAGCCGCGAGCACCCCTGCCGGATCATCGTGCTCGCCGCGGGTTCACCGGAAGAGTCCACCCGGCTGGACGCCCAGATCCGGGTCGGCGGGGACGCCGGTGCGTCCGAGGTCATCGTGCTGCGCGGCTACGGCGAACTCGCCGAGGAAAGCGAGTCCCTCGTCGCCGCGCTGCTGCTGCCCGACGCTCCGATCGTGGCCTGGTGGCCGCACGGTGCACCGGACAATGCCAGCGAAACCTCAATCGGACGCATCGCCCACCGCAGGATCACGGACTCCGCGAACGAGACGGACCCGCAGCGGGCCCTGGAGAATATCCGCCGCACTTACAAAGCCGGTGACACCGACCTTGCCTGGACCCGGCTGACGAACTGGCGGATCCAGCTTGCCGCCGTCCTGGACCAGCCGGACACCACGCCGGTTACCGCCGTCGCCGTCGAGGGCGCCTCCGATTCCCCCAGCACGATCCTGCTGGCCACCTGGCTGCAACGGGCCCTGAACGCCCGCGTCACCATCGTCGCGCACCCCGCCGGCACCGGGATCCGGGGTGTCCGGCTTTCCCGGTCCTCCGGTGACATCCGGCTGTTCCGGCCCGGATCCGCCGTCGCCGAACTGACCCAGCCCGGGCAGCCTGCACAGCGGATCTCCCTGCAGCGCCGCAGTCTTGAAGACTGCCTCATCGAGGAACTCCGCCGCCTCGACCCGGACGAGGTGTTCGGTGAAACGGTCCGTAGCCTTGGCAGTTCCGAGGTGCTGTACCAAGAAAGCGTCTTTGAGCAGGCCAACCTGGAGCTGGACGCATTCGGGGTGCCGGCATGA
- a CDS encoding APC family permease, whose amino-acid sequence MSARGDRFITPRSPVEGLRRRNLSFLPVFAQAVAAVAPAGAMSVIPALVFPGLAFGSNGPNPVVTFGVAMAVMVLVAFCLRPMAKRMAAVSGLYSYTAKGLGQRTAITAGWSAMFGYGLVAMASLLLVGIYVAQMFTNLGVPAADSKIFTVLVVLAAAAGASLLMVRGIRISAWFTLLMETISIGVLAVLMTVYFVFNPSKFNLGNVFTWNGNLDALPIGIVVAVSAFVGFESPTTLGGEAYRPFATVPRAITWTPILMGTLCILAVTAQDAALKEAPLSIATSSTPLSDLFSQASPAAAAVLDLGIAASWFACAIASVNALARIFFCMGREGVAPKIAGRTHPVFRTPSMAILSVMPVVAAVPVVVIISGVSPYQGLVSLLTLGAYGYLGSYILASASLPFFLRRIGESTYSSWIVGGITTLAVGALFWTAAAASIRTGSLQTVVYAGVLLASVLYATFLRLRFPKRLESVGIYDETRELDLFQGRPTP is encoded by the coding sequence GTGTCTGCACGCGGTGATCGCTTCATCACTCCCCGTTCTCCGGTGGAGGGTCTCCGCCGCCGGAATCTTTCCTTCTTGCCTGTCTTCGCGCAGGCAGTTGCCGCTGTGGCACCGGCGGGCGCAATGTCCGTCATTCCGGCTCTTGTCTTCCCCGGTCTTGCTTTTGGATCCAATGGACCGAACCCTGTGGTGACATTCGGCGTAGCCATGGCCGTCATGGTCCTGGTGGCCTTCTGCCTCAGACCAATGGCGAAGCGGATGGCAGCCGTCAGCGGTCTCTACAGTTACACGGCCAAGGGACTTGGCCAGCGCACGGCGATCACCGCCGGGTGGTCCGCCATGTTCGGTTACGGTCTTGTGGCCATGGCCAGCCTGCTGCTCGTTGGCATATACGTCGCCCAGATGTTCACCAACCTTGGGGTTCCCGCCGCGGACTCCAAAATCTTCACGGTCCTGGTCGTTCTTGCCGCCGCGGCCGGCGCCTCTCTCCTCATGGTCAGAGGTATCCGCATATCGGCGTGGTTCACGCTGCTGATGGAAACGATCTCAATCGGAGTGCTGGCCGTCCTCATGACCGTCTACTTCGTCTTCAACCCGTCGAAGTTCAATCTGGGTAACGTGTTTACCTGGAACGGAAATCTTGACGCGTTACCCATCGGAATCGTCGTGGCCGTGAGTGCCTTTGTTGGCTTCGAAAGCCCGACCACTCTGGGCGGGGAGGCGTACAGACCCTTTGCCACCGTTCCCCGCGCCATCACGTGGACACCTATCCTCATGGGTACGCTCTGTATTCTGGCCGTGACCGCGCAGGACGCGGCCCTGAAGGAGGCACCGTTAAGCATTGCAACGAGCTCTACCCCACTGTCTGACCTGTTTTCCCAGGCTTCCCCCGCGGCCGCTGCGGTCCTTGACCTGGGGATCGCAGCATCGTGGTTTGCGTGCGCGATCGCCTCTGTGAACGCCCTCGCCCGAATATTTTTCTGCATGGGCAGGGAAGGCGTCGCGCCGAAAATAGCCGGCAGGACCCATCCCGTCTTTCGGACCCCTTCGATGGCAATCCTGTCGGTAATGCCGGTGGTTGCCGCCGTTCCCGTCGTGGTCATCATCTCAGGAGTCAGTCCTTACCAGGGGCTCGTGAGCCTCCTGACGCTGGGCGCTTACGGATACCTCGGGTCCTATATTCTGGCCAGCGCGTCCCTGCCCTTCTTCCTGCGCCGCATCGGGGAGAGTACCTACTCCAGCTGGATAGTGGGCGGCATAACGACGCTGGCCGTCGGAGCGTTGTTCTGGACGGCTGCGGCGGCGTCGATTCGCACAGGCAGCCTGCAGACCGTCGTCTACGCCGGCGTCCTGCTCGCCAGCGTGCTTTACGCTACGTTCCTTCGCCTCCGTTTTCCCAAGCGTCTGGAATCTGTGGGCATCTACGACGAGACCCGGGAACTGGACCTGTTTCAGGGCAGGCCCACTCCATGA
- the hxlB gene encoding 6-phospho-3-hexuloisomerase, with amino-acid sequence MNPTATATTAVYSTTEDIVRNLSLVKDEISATVAKIDEQQVATLARHINLTGRIFVAGAGRSGLVLRMAAMRLMHLGLNVHVAGDTTTPAIASGDLLLVASGSGTTSGVVKAAETAAKAGARIAAFTTNPDSPLAGLADAVVIIPAAQKTDHGTSVSRQYAGSLFEQALFVATEAIFQSLWDNDAQPAEELWLRHANLE; translated from the coding sequence GTGAATCCGACAGCAACCGCGACGACTGCGGTGTACAGCACCACGGAAGACATTGTGCGCAACTTGTCCCTCGTCAAGGACGAGATCTCGGCCACGGTGGCCAAAATCGACGAGCAGCAGGTAGCCACGCTGGCGCGGCACATCAACCTGACGGGCCGCATCTTCGTCGCCGGAGCAGGCCGCAGCGGCCTGGTCCTGCGCATGGCCGCCATGAGGCTGATGCACCTGGGCCTGAACGTCCACGTCGCCGGCGACACCACCACGCCCGCCATCGCCTCCGGCGACCTCCTCCTGGTGGCCTCCGGATCGGGAACGACCTCAGGTGTGGTGAAGGCAGCAGAGACTGCGGCCAAGGCCGGCGCTCGGATTGCCGCGTTCACCACCAACCCGGACTCCCCGCTCGCCGGTCTGGCCGACGCTGTGGTGATCATTCCGGCAGCCCAGAAGACCGACCACGGTACCAGCGTTTCCCGCCAGTACGCCGGGTCCCTCTTCGAGCAGGCGCTTTTCGTGGCCACCGAGGCAATCTTCCAGTCGCTCTGGGACAACGACGCCCAGCCGGCTGAGGAGCTGTGGCTGCGCCACGCCAACCTCGAGTAA
- the zwf gene encoding glucose-6-phosphate dehydrogenase, which translates to MSVTYLDSGVRSGQNPLRDPRDRRLSRVAGPSSLVLFGVTGDLARKKLLPAIYDLANRGLLPPSFALVGFGRRDWDNEDFAAEVKDAVTSYARTPFDEAVWNQLSEGIRFVQGAFDDDAAFERLSATLAGLDEQRGTRGNHAFYLSIPPKAFEQVCRQLSKHGLAQAEGEKWRRVVIEKPFGHDLESARQLNDIVESVFPQDAVFRIDHYLGKETVQNILALRFVNQLFEPLWNAKYVDHVQITMAEDIGTGGRAGYYDGVGAARDVIQNHLLQLLALTAMEEPISFNADDLRAEKEKVLAAVGLPEDLSTHSARGQFAGGWQGGEQVQGYLEEEGIPADSTTETYAAIRVDINTRRWSGVPFYLRAGKRLGRRVTEIAVVFKRAPNLLFRDHTDDNFGQNAVVIRVQPDEGATIRFGSKVPGTQAEVRDVTMDFGYGHSFTESSPEAYERLILDVLLGEPPLFPRHQEVELSWKILDPFEKYWASLGEQPEPYAPGSWGPASADELLARDGRTWRRP; encoded by the coding sequence ATGTCTGTTACTTACCTTGATTCGGGTGTGAGGTCCGGGCAGAATCCGCTCCGGGACCCGCGCGACCGCCGCCTGTCCCGCGTGGCGGGCCCATCGTCCCTGGTGCTCTTTGGCGTAACCGGAGACCTGGCACGCAAAAAGCTTTTGCCGGCCATCTACGACCTCGCAAACCGCGGACTCCTGCCGCCGAGCTTTGCGCTGGTGGGTTTCGGGCGGCGGGACTGGGACAACGAGGACTTCGCCGCCGAGGTGAAGGACGCGGTGACGTCCTACGCACGCACGCCGTTTGACGAGGCGGTCTGGAACCAGCTGTCCGAAGGCATCCGGTTCGTGCAGGGCGCGTTCGACGATGACGCCGCCTTTGAACGGCTTTCCGCCACTCTCGCCGGGCTGGACGAGCAGCGCGGCACGCGCGGGAACCACGCGTTCTACCTGTCGATCCCGCCGAAGGCTTTCGAACAGGTCTGCCGGCAGCTGTCCAAGCACGGGCTGGCGCAGGCCGAGGGCGAGAAGTGGCGGCGCGTGGTGATCGAAAAGCCGTTCGGCCATGACCTCGAATCGGCCCGGCAGCTCAACGACATTGTCGAGTCGGTGTTCCCGCAGGATGCGGTGTTCCGGATCGACCACTACCTGGGCAAGGAAACGGTCCAGAACATCCTGGCGCTGCGTTTCGTCAACCAGCTGTTCGAACCGCTCTGGAACGCGAAGTACGTGGACCACGTCCAGATCACCATGGCCGAGGACATCGGCACCGGCGGCCGTGCCGGATACTACGACGGCGTGGGCGCGGCCCGCGACGTGATCCAGAACCACCTGCTGCAGCTGCTCGCGCTGACCGCGATGGAGGAACCGATCTCCTTCAACGCCGATGACCTGCGCGCGGAAAAGGAAAAGGTCCTCGCCGCGGTCGGGCTGCCGGAGGACCTCTCCACCCACTCGGCCCGCGGGCAGTTCGCCGGCGGCTGGCAAGGCGGGGAACAGGTGCAGGGGTACCTGGAGGAGGAAGGCATCCCGGCCGACTCCACCACCGAAACCTACGCGGCGATCCGCGTGGACATCAACACCCGGCGCTGGTCCGGAGTGCCGTTCTACCTGCGCGCCGGCAAGCGGCTGGGCCGGCGGGTCACCGAAATCGCGGTCGTGTTCAAGCGGGCACCGAACCTGCTGTTCCGCGACCACACCGATGATAACTTTGGGCAGAACGCCGTGGTGATCCGGGTCCAGCCTGACGAGGGCGCCACGATCCGTTTCGGCTCCAAGGTCCCCGGCACCCAGGCGGAAGTCCGGGATGTGACCATGGACTTCGGCTACGGGCACTCCTTCACGGAATCCAGCCCCGAGGCGTACGAGCGGCTGATCCTGGACGTGCTCCTGGGCGAGCCGCCGCTGTTCCCGCGCCACCAGGAGGTGGAGCTGTCCTGGAAAATCCTGGACCCGTTCGAGAAATACTGGGCCAGCCTGGGCGAACAGCCCGAGCCCTACGCGCCCGGCAGCTGGGGCCCCGCCTCGGCTGATGAGCTGCTAGCCCGTGATGGGCGCACCTGGAGAAGGCCATGA
- the hxlA gene encoding 3-hexulose-6-phosphate synthase, whose amino-acid sequence MKLQVAIDLLTTEAALELAGKVAEHVDIIELGTPLIKAEGLSVITAVKNAHPEKIVFADLKTMDAGELEADIAFKAGADLVTVLGSADDSTIAGAVKAAQAHNKGVVVDLIGIEDKVTRAKEVRALGAKFVEMHAGLDEQAKPGFDLNGLLRAGAEARVPFSVAGGVKLATIGDVQKAGADVAVAGGAIYGAEDPAQAAKELRAAIV is encoded by the coding sequence ATGAAGCTCCAAGTTGCCATCGACCTCCTGACCACCGAAGCTGCCCTCGAGCTGGCCGGCAAGGTTGCCGAGCACGTTGACATCATCGAACTGGGCACCCCGCTGATCAAGGCCGAAGGCCTCTCCGTCATCACCGCCGTGAAGAACGCCCACCCGGAGAAGATCGTCTTCGCCGACCTGAAGACCATGGACGCCGGGGAACTTGAAGCCGACATCGCCTTCAAGGCCGGCGCTGACCTGGTTACCGTTCTCGGTTCCGCCGACGACTCCACCATCGCCGGTGCGGTCAAGGCAGCCCAGGCCCACAACAAGGGCGTTGTCGTTGACCTTATCGGCATCGAGGACAAGGTCACCCGTGCCAAGGAAGTCCGCGCCCTGGGTGCGAAGTTCGTTGAGATGCACGCCGGCCTGGACGAGCAGGCCAAGCCCGGCTTCGACCTGAACGGTCTGCTCCGCGCCGGTGCCGAGGCCCGTGTTCCGTTCTCCGTGGCAGGCGGCGTGAAGCTGGCCACCATCGGTGACGTCCAGAAGGCCGGCGCCGACGTCGCCGTCGCCGGTGGCGCCATCTACGGTGCCGAGGACCCCGCACAGGCCGCAAAGGAACTCCGCGCCGCCATCGTCTAA
- a CDS encoding IclR family transcriptional regulator codes for MNYYRPTSKPSTASNPLKILEVVAQYGTGTTAKEITDALQMPQATAYRVLNSLVADEYLARTSDLRGFALGHAISGLVTAANPPTVPTAARTVIEDFRRGNRFAVHLIMFRNASLRIADEDRDYPLHSAFEMLRYPHASAAGKLMLAELGDSAALLPRGPLTKLTQHTITDTGRLEAQLAEIRLKGEASEINELAQGSASLALPVGLPNSPAGAALCLSGPSERFTTIYEHAAAAREVSTRLAPLLF; via the coding sequence ATGAACTACTACCGGCCCACCTCCAAGCCCAGCACAGCGTCAAACCCGCTCAAGATCCTGGAAGTTGTAGCACAGTACGGCACGGGGACCACTGCGAAAGAGATCACTGACGCCCTGCAGATGCCACAGGCAACCGCCTACCGCGTGCTCAATTCCCTGGTGGCGGACGAATATCTGGCCCGCACCTCCGACCTCCGCGGCTTCGCGCTCGGACACGCGATTTCTGGACTCGTTACCGCTGCCAACCCGCCCACCGTTCCCACTGCTGCCCGGACGGTAATAGAAGATTTCCGCCGCGGAAACCGTTTCGCGGTGCACCTCATCATGTTCCGCAACGCTTCCCTCAGAATTGCCGATGAAGACCGGGACTATCCGCTCCATTCAGCTTTCGAAATGCTCCGTTATCCACATGCCTCTGCGGCAGGAAAACTGATGCTCGCCGAACTGGGCGATTCGGCTGCCCTTCTTCCGAGAGGGCCATTAACGAAGCTGACACAGCACACCATCACGGACACTGGCCGGCTGGAAGCGCAGCTGGCGGAAATAAGGCTCAAAGGCGAGGCCTCGGAAATCAATGAACTGGCACAAGGGTCAGCGAGTCTGGCACTTCCGGTAGGACTGCCCAACAGCCCCGCCGGCGCAGCCCTCTGCCTCTCCGGCCCCTCAGAACGGTTCACCACTATCTACGAGCACGCCGCAGCTGCCCGGGAAGTGAGCACCAGGCTCGCTCCCCTCCTGTTCTGA